Proteins from a genomic interval of Trifolium pratense cultivar HEN17-A07 linkage group LG6, ARS_RC_1.1, whole genome shotgun sequence:
- the LOC123890845 gene encoding benzyl alcohol O-benzoyltransferase-like: protein MASSPLIFTVRRSQPELVRPAAPTPREVKLLSDIDDQEGLRFNIPLTFVFRHESSMTKKDPIKVLRHALSQTLVYYYPLAGRITEGAGGKLMVDCNGEGVMFVEAEADVTLDQFGDSLHPPFPCFQELLNDVEGSEQIIDRPIRLIQVTRFKCGGFMIAISWNHTSGDAAGLKQFMNAWAEMARGAHQPSIQPVWNRELLMARDPPRITCNHREYEQIILPPNTIKKEDTTGTIVHRSFFFSPAHIAALRCLVPLHLRQCTTFDLITASFWRCRTKALQLEPDEEVRMMCIVNARSRFTPNQQSSLVGYYGNFFAFPAAVTTAGKLCGNPLGYAVELIRKAKAQVTEEYMHSVADLMVIKERCLFTTIGSCIISDQTRAKFTEVNFGWGEAVYGGVAKGGAGPFPGATYIVPHKNVNGEEGLILPICLSSEDMKRFAIELDEMLGSKNHPTMSSSSFIMCAL, encoded by the exons ATGGCTTCATCTCCATTGATTTTCACAGTTCGAAGGTCCCAACCAGAGTTGGTGCGTCCAGCTGCACCCACTCCTCGCGAAGTTAAACTACTATCTGACATAGATGATCAAGAGGGCCTCCGTTTCAATATTCCTTTGACATTTGTCTTTCGTCACGAATCATCAATGACAAAGAAAGATCCTATTAAAGTTCTTAGACATGCACTCTCTCAAACACTTGTTTATTACTATCCATTAGCGGGAAGAATTACTGAGGGAGCTGGGGGCAAGTTGATGGTGGATTGTAATGGTGAAGGTGTCATGTTCGTTGAAGCTGAAGCTGATGTAACGCTTGATCAATTTGGTGACTCTCTCCATCCTCCATTCCCTTGTTTTCAAGAACTTCTAAACGACGTTGAAGGCTCTGAACAAATTATTGACCGTCCCATTCGACTCATACAG GTGACACGTTTCAAGTGTGGTGGTTTCATGATAGCAATAAGTTGGAACCATACAAGTGGTGATGCAGCTGGTTTgaaacaattcatgaatgcttGGGCAGAAATGGCTCGAGGAGCACATCAACCTTCCATTCAACCTGTGTGGAATAGAGAGCTTTTAATGGCAAGAGACCCTCCACGCATTACATGCAATCATCGTGAATACGAACAAATTATACTTCCGCCAAATACCATCAAGAAAGAAGATACTACTGGTACCATAGTCCATcgatctttcttcttttcaccTGCTCACATAGCTGCACTTCGTTGCTTGGTTCCGCTTCACCTTCGTCAATGCACAACATTTGATCTTATCACTGCATCCTTTTGGCGTTGCCGCACAAAAGCATTGCAATTAGAGCCAGATGAAGAAGTACGAATGATGTGCATCGTAAATGCACGTTCGAGGTTTACTCCAAACCAACAATCGTCACTTGTTGGATATTATGGTAACTTCTTTGCTTTCCCGGCGGCTGTCACCACCGCAGGGAAGCTTTGTGGAAACCCGCTAGGTTATGCAGTGGAATTGATACGAAAAGCAAAAGCTCAAGTTACAGAGGAATACATGCATTCTGTGGCAGATCTTATGGTTATTAAAGAACGATGTTTATTTACAACTATAGGGTCTTGTATTATTTCTGATCAAACTCGTGCTAAGTTTACAGAAGTGAATTTTGGATGGGGTGAGGCAGTGTATGGCGGAGTTGCAAAAGGCGGGGCTGGCCCTTTTCCTGGTGCAACATATATTGTCCCACATAAGAATGTAAATGGAGAAGAAGGTTTGATATTACCAATTTGTTTGTCCTCTGAAGATATGAAGAGGTTTGCTATAGAGTTAGATGAGATGCTTGGTAGCAAAAATCATCCTACAATGAGTAGTTCTAGTTTTATCATGTGTGCTTTGTAG
- the LOC123890846 gene encoding LOW QUALITY PROTEIN: uncharacterized N-acetyltransferase p20 (The sequence of the model RefSeq protein was modified relative to this genomic sequence to represent the inferred CDS: substituted 1 base at 1 genomic stop codon), with protein sequence MAKVDLSRISLRPFKLTDVDDFLLWAGDNEVTKNLRWKTCNSREEALTFIRDVCIPHQWRRSICLDDRSIGFVSVYXWSGDDSCKADIGYAVASNYWGQGIATKAIKIALSQVFNDFSDLLRLQAFAYVENKASQRVLEKAGFLKEGVLRKYTFIKGTVKDLAVFSFLSTDEINFSEALID encoded by the coding sequence ATGGCAAAAGTGGATCTGTCTAGGATATCTCTAAGACCATTCAAGCTAACAGATGTTGACGATTTCTTGTTATGGGCAGGGGACAATGAAGTAACCAAAAACCTCAGATGGAAAACATGCAATTCAAGGGAAGAAGCTCTAACATTCATCAGAGATGTCTGTATACCTCATCAATGGCGACGTTCGATTTGTCTCGACGATCGTTCAATCGGTTTTGTTTCGGTGTATTGATGGTCGGGTGATGATAGTTGCAAAGCTGATATAGGTTATGCTGTTGCTTCTAACTATTGGGGACAAGGGATAGCCACAAAAGCAATCAAAATTGCTTTGTCTCaagtttttaatgatttttctgATTTGTTAAGGTTGCAAGCTTTTGCTTATGTGGAGAACAAGGCTTCTCAAAGAGTTTTGGAAAAGGCTGGGTTCCTTAAAGAGGGTGTTCTTAGAAAGTATACTTTTATCAAAGGTACCGTTAAGGATTTGGCTGTGTTTAGTTTTTTGTCAACAGATGAAATTAATTTCTCTGAGGCTTTGATTGACTAG
- the LOC123890847 gene encoding perakine reductase-like: protein MEKLAEEKHECTSSQLALAWILHQGDDVVPIPGTTKIKNIESNISSFKVKLNKDDLKEIEEAVPISEVAGNRTPDAFVQLSWKFANTPSKA, encoded by the exons ATGGAAAAGTTGGCAGAGGAGAAGCATGAATGTACATCTTCACAACTTGCTCTTGCATGGATTCTTCATCAAGGAGACGATGTTGTGCCCATCCCTG GAACAACcaagataaaaaatattgaaagtaATATCAGTTCGTTTAAAGTGAAGCTCAACAAAGATGATTTGAAAGAGATCGAAGAGGCTGTGCCAATATCTGAGGTGGCAGGGAATCGGACACCCGATGCTTTTGTTCAATTGTCATGGAAGTTTGCTAATACTCCGTCAAAAGCATAG
- the LOC123890848 gene encoding protein translocase subunit SecA — protein MAALRILNRIRNCNHNLLNKNYDNHYRSISTTLHLQSSWINKVKNVFTGQKSDGGQVDASQFTSESFTLLHFADEMKKARKIGTFKDYMVGRSSEVTFTTAFEKYEAIIRYLAAFDYTGENLKTSQKQEAAKHCNCTIADVENALAKFTWAKEAQKKILELNKEGKPMPKSIAELQKLVGTNPLDLARSNLAQSGQVSRNAPCPCGSKKRYKRCCGKD, from the exons ATGGCCGCACTTCGTATCTTAAACAGGATTAGGAACTGTAATCataatttattaaacaaaaactACGATAACCATTACCGTTCAATTTCCACTACACTGCACCTTCAAAGTTCATGGATAAACAAGGTCAAAAACGTCTTCACAGGCCAAAAATCCGACGGCGGACAAGTAGACGCATCTCAATTCACCTCCGAATCATTCACCTTACTCC ATTTTGCTGATGAAATGAAGAAAGCAAGAAAAATTGGTACGTTTAAAGATTACATGGTTGGAAGAAGCAGTGAAGTTACTTTTACTACTGCATTTGAGAAATACGAAGCTATTATTCGATATCTCGCTGCTTTCGATTACACCGGAGAG AATCTGAAGACCAGTCAAAAACAAGAAGCTGCGAAACATTGTAATTGCACGATTGCTGATGTGGAGAATGCACTTGCAAAGTTTACTTGGGCTAAAGAAGCACAGAAGAAGATTCTTGAGTTAAACAAAGAAGGAAAACCCATGCCAAAAAGCATTGCTGAA CTCCAAAAGCTGGTCGGTACAAATCCATTGGATCTTGCAAGGTCTAATTTGGCTCAAAGTGGACAAGTTAGCAGGAATGCCCCCTGTCCATGTGGTTCAAAGAAGAGATATAAAAG GTGCTGTGGAAAGGATTGA